The genomic stretch TCTAATATTATAATACCAATCTCATTTACAATTTTCAACCTTGTGTCATTAGTTATAAATATTTGTGCCTTTTCAGCTATTCCTGTTGCAATAAATATTGCATCTGGAGTTTTTATTTTATATTTGGCAGGTAATTTTGCAGCAATGGTTGCTATATCCTTATCCACTTCTTTAATTATTAAGTTTGGAAATGTAGCAAGGAGTACTTTGTATTTATTCACAAGGACTATATTTTCTTCTTGAAAAGGCTTTGAAAGTAATTCAGTATATACAAGGCTAGAAGTTATCCCATATAGTTGTCCTTTTTGGATTTTTTCAAATAAGGACTTAACTAATGGAAAATAAGTTTTATTCTTCTCTATGAGATATATAAATAAATTAGTATCTAATGCAAGTTTTTGTCCCACTTTTATTGGTCCCATTCTGTTCTCATCTCTTCAATAAATTCTTTACTCTCAAGCTTTTCCCATATCTCCTGCCCTAATCCAGCCAGAGCATCTACATAAGATTCAGGACGTTTCATAATAATCAATTCACCTGTTATATTGTCATAGTCCCATATTATATCATTTCCAAGTCTTTCTATAATATATTTTATTGTGTCCACTGGAATTGATATTTTTTTTACATTATCTATGTCCTTAATTAATTCTGACACAGCTAACATCACCACTCAATTATTTTATCTATTTACTGTATTATTATACCCCTTTATATGAAGCAAGTAAAGCTTATTGAATTCGATGATAGTGTTAAAAATTTGTTAGGAAAATTTTTTATAAGGGAGTTAAATAAAATTGTATCCACTGTATAATTAATATTGAAATAATCATCAAGGGGCTGGAATTTAAATATCAGCCTCAAAATTTACTTACAGCTTCTATTAACATTATATTTGGGTATTATTGAGATTATCGAAAAATATTAACTTTTTAACTTTTCAACAATTCTATCAACTATCCTTTCCTGATACCCCGAAAGCTTTAATTCTCTCATTTTATTGCATACATCAAAAAGCTCTGGGCTTTTTACATTTCGTAGCATCACAAGCCTTTTTTGTGAAATCCTATTTTTAGATAAAGACAAAATGTAGCTTTCTTCATCCATGCAAATGGGAACTGCACCATAGTTTTGAATAATCCTGTCTGCTATCAAGAGTCCTTCAGGGTCAAAGTCGCCTGAGTAAAATATGGTAAAACCTTCTTTTGAAAGGCTATCAAGTACTATCTTTGTCGAAAGTCTTAGCTGCCCGTTTGTACAAATGAGAGAAATATCACTGCAAGCTTGCATCAGCATTGAAAACACAGCAGGATTTTCTACAACCACAATTTTCTTTGAATATCCAAAAAACTGCTTGTAATCCTTAATGGTATAAAGAGGCAGAATCACCGGCTTTTTTTGCAAAGCAAAACTTTTGAGCGCTTCATCTTCTGCTGCGTTTTCTGATATTGCACCTATACCATACACCAAACACCAGTTCGAAAGCTCGTCTATGATGATGTTGTGCATATACAAAAGTTCAGCTTTTTCCTCTGAAGACTTTGGATATTCAACATTTTTTACCAGGCTTAAAATCCTTAAAAATATCTTGCCACTGTCGCGGTCTTCGTCAAAAAAATGAGGGTCATGCGCCATTTTAGTTGCAAACACCGCAATACTTTCTATTCTTTCTGGTTTTGTTGCAGCAGCTTTTATACAAACTTTTAAAATGTTCAAAAGTTTTTCTTCAGAATACTTCTTAAAATACCCTTCAAACCATTTAAAATTTTCCTTTACAGCTTGAAATACACATTCACTATTTTTGTCGTTTGACACCTGTTTTTCTAACTTTTCAAGAAAGCCCGAAAGTTTCTTTTGTCTGCTCTCTTTTTCTTCTTTTTTTGTTAAAATATCTTTTTTTAGAACATGTGAAAGCACATCTTTAAAATCAAGTGAAGAAAATTTGGTCTGCTCAAACCTCTTTTGTGCAAACTCTTTTACATTGATAACTACTCTGTCACCACTGACAATCCTTCCAAGATATCGCGAAAGCATCTCTTTTTCAATCGGCTGTGGATTTTCCAGCACAACCTTGCCTGAAAACCTACCAAGCGACCTGTATTTGTTGTAAATGAGTTCCAGCACACGCGAAAAACCCTTGTGCGAAAAGTATTCTATACACTCTTGTAAAAGCCTGTCTTCTTTCATATCTCCACCAACACCTTCTTGTACCCGTTCCAGATATATTTTACTTTGAGAACAGAGCCTTTGCTCCTGTCTGAAATAAGCTCATATATGCAAAGTCCTGGCACTGTTTTGTAATCTCCCCATAGAATCTGAGAGTTCATGATATAGTCAAACTCTAAATTTTCTATTAGTTCAAACATCTTTTCAATGTTGTTCTCATCAACGCCGGCAAACGCCTCGTCAAGCGCAATTATACGTGGTGCATAGCTTGCAGCACTCTGGTATTTTGCACATAGCGCTGCCAAAAGAGGTACATAAATAGAAAGCGCTTTTTCACCGCCAGAAAACTTGTCGTATGCATTGTTTGTAAGCTCTCTTCTGTTATCTTCACCTCTTTGAAAGTAGAGTCTAAATTCAAACCACTGCCTGTAATCCAAAATCTCTTTCATTATCTCATAAAGACTTCGAAAACTTTCAGGTGAGTCATGAAGCCTTTTTGCTCTTTCAATACGTGCCCTAAAATGCTTGACAATCTTTTGTCTGTCGGCATCTGAAGTTGTTGCCGGGTCTTTGCTAATAAGTTTTACAAGTTCTGATGTTGAAAGTTCATCTTCAAGTTCCTGTTTCTTCTGTTCCCACGAAAGTCTGAATTTAAGATTTCCTGAAAGGTCCATGCCGTCCATCAGCTCATTCATTCTCTTTACCCAGTCCTGGGCAAGCATTATCTTACGCGAGATTTTAAAGCCTATGTCTTTTGCCAAAACCTCTTCAAAAAGTTCTCTTTCCTGCTGGGTGATAAGATTTTTCTTCTCGATTATTTCAGAATCTATTCTCTCTAAAAATTCATAAAGCGAAAGCAATCTTCCATCCTTCTTAGCAGTCCACAAATATCTTGAATATCTGGTTTTTTCATCTTCTTTAAGAAAAAGATTTGCACCAAACTCTGCAAGCTGAACTTGTGCTTCATAGTGTGTAGCAATAAGCTTTTGTAAAACCTGATTTAAATCCTTAGACTTATATTCATTGGCAAAGCTACTTTTTTCCTTTGCAAACTCTAAAAGTCTGCTCTCATCCTCAAGATTTTCTTCCCTGCAAACAAAACCAAAAGAAAGTTCTATCTTCAACACTTCAAGACTATTTGTGTACTCCATTTTGGCTTTTTCAAGCTGCGAAGCTTATGTCTCAATCTGTGCTTCATATCGCGAAATTTTTGCAACTTTGTCCTGAAGATCTTTGTTGAAGTTTTCTATCTCCTTAGGAATACTATCAAGCCGTTCAATTGCCTTTTGCTGCTCTTCAAAAAGCTTTTGAGCATCATCACTTGAGAGTCTTTTTTCAATTTCAATTTTCTTTAATTCTAAGCCTTCCCATCTTGTTTTTAAAACCTGCAAATCGAAGCTTAAATTTTGAATATTTTCTTCTATTTGTAGGATTTGATCTTTTCGTAAGTCTAATGTCCTTGAAACCAATTTTTCTTTTTCCACCTGGTTTTCTAAATCAACAAGCAAACTTTTAAGTTTTTGAGCATCTTTACTTAGCTTCAAAAAATTATCTTTTGCTGCTGTAACAGAAAGCTTTGTTGCAATGACAGAAATCTCATGCTTTAAATTATTTTCTTTAGTAAGAAGCTCTCTTATCTTTTTTTCCAAAAACTCTATCTCTTTTTGTATGTCTGATTTTCTATCTTCTCTTTCTTCAATCATCTCAAATGCAGTGTCAAGGTCAATTAATGAAGGAAAACTGTCTCTCTCGTTTTGTAACTTTTCAAGCAATACCTTTTGTGCGTTTCTCTCCTGTTTTTTATTATCTAATTCAACTGAAAGTTTAGCTATTTCATCTTCCAGCTGTGATATTAGCATCTGCCTGTATCTTCTTCTATTTTCAATTCCTATAAACCTTGCATTTTCGCATGTAGTTGTTCTGCCTTTTAAGATGCTATTACCAAATCTTCCATCTTCACAGATGTAAATACCATCATCTTTTTGGGTAGCAAAAATGCTGTCAATCACAGCTGCCACTTCCTGTTTTAGCTCAGCAGGTCCGTCAAAGTTGGCAACTTCTAAAAACTCGTTCAGCGTATGCGAAAAATATGCAGGTTTTGGAATTAGAATCATTTCTTTTTCATCATCCATAAGTTCTGAAAGAACATCTCTGTACTTTTCTGGAACAATCAAAGCGTTCAAAATACCAAGGCAGTTTAGCGCATCTTCAATGATAGCTTTATTTTTTTCTTCCACACCGTCTTTAAAATCCACAGCCATATAAAAAGGTATAAATGGCACCCCTTTTTGTAAAAGCCTATCTCTTACTTTCTTTTGTTGGGGTGAAAGTATAATTTCATCATCTTTCTGGCTTTTTATTTTTTCAATTTCCTCTTTTTTAGCTTTAATTTTGTTATTTAACGTTTCTATTTCAAACTCAAGCCTTCTTATTGTATCTGAGATAGCAAGATAATGGAACTTATAAATATCATCTAAGATCGAATATATTCTGACATAATCACCTTTTTTCTCACAACTATTTATTGCCTGGAAAATTGCTGTTTTTTGTTCATCTTGAGCTTTGAAAACTTCATTTTTTTCAAAGAAAATTAAAATTGCATTCTTCAGATTATTTTTTATTTCCTCAAGCTGAAACAAAAGATTTTGTATATCTTCTTCAATCTTTTGTACTTCTGCCTTGTTCATATCAAGATTTTTATAAAAGCCGTCCAAATCTTTCTTGATTTCAGCTAATTTTTCATAATTTTTAAGTGCTATCTCCACCTGAGATAAGAAAGATGAAATTTCGTCTTTTAATATGTCAAGACTTCCCTGCTCAAGAAGATACATATCAAGCGTTTCAAAAAATCTATGAAAACCAATTGATTCGATTAGCAATTTGCCTTCTTTGACGCTATCTTTTATTTTTCTTTTGTACTTTTCAAGCTCTTCTTCTAAAGCGATAAGCTGTTGTCTTTCTTTCTCAAGCTTTTGAGAAGCTGAATTTATCTGGGAAAGCTTTTTGTTTTTCTGCTCATCAACTTCTTTGAGCTCTTCTTTTATATTTAAAAGTTCCTTTTGTAGCTTGAATATATCGTTTTCTTTTATACTTTCAAGCCTCAATGTCAAAGACTCTTGTTCTTTTTTTAGCTCTCCTATTTTTTCTTCTATCTTAAGCTTCTCTTCCTTATTTTTCTCAACCTCAGCTTGAGCTTTTTCAAGATCTCTTTTAAGACTAAAATATTCTTTGCTCTTCTCAAGCACGTTAAGTATACTTTGCGCAAGCAAAAGCTTATTGTACTCATCGTAAACCTTTTTTAATTTTTCTAACACATCTTTTATAATTTCAAGATTTTTAAGCTCTGTTTGAATTCTGTCCATATTTTCTATTGAGTCAGAAAGCGCCCGAAGGTCTGACTCAGAAAGAGCTGGCAAAGACTCCTGAAGCATCTTATAGACAGAATCAGGTTTTATATCTTTTGAAAGCTTTGGCGCTCTTATTCGAACTATCAGTTCAATTAAATTTTCAAACTCTTCTATGTCTTCAAAACCAAATAATATTTTATTGACTTCCTCCATATAATCTTTTCGAGCTGAAAATACCTTCCCACCGTCTCCTATAAGGTTTTCAAACTTCTTCTTGGTAAGTGGAATTTTTTGGTCGCCTATCTTTTCATAAAAGAAAATGTCAACTCCAAACCTTCTTCCGTCTGTTAGAACAAAATACCACGTATCAGGGCTCGTGCCTCTTTTTGCCCTTATTCCCATGCCTATGGATACAAATACATTTTGTTTTTTAAACTCAAGAAAAAGATATGCTATTGCCTCATTTTTCTGACCAGGCCCCTGATCACCAAGAACATAGTCTTCAAGCTTTCGCGCATTTGAGCCAAAAGAGTCAAGCCTGGATGGGTGGTAATTGCCATCCAAAAGCAGGGTAATAAAACTTTGCATTGTCACAGACTTGCCTGAAGCATTAGCACCACGAATAAGCATCCTGCCATCGAAAAAGTCAAAATACTCCTCGTCATAATACCAGTAGTTGAAAACCCCAGCTCTGCTTAGCACCCATCTATTTTCCTTGCTCATCTTCAAAATATAAACCTCCATCTACATTTATATTTTCTATATCCTCAAACGATCTTACTGTACTCTCATTTTTAGCAGAAAGCTGATTACTTATTTCATAGTCCTGATATTCACCAACAACTCTCAAAAAAATAGGTGATATAACAATATACCCATCGTCATTTGTCTTTGCAAAATTGTGAAGCTGTAAAAACTCTAAAAGCTCTTCAAATATTTTCTCTGTTGACTTTTCCCTCCACTCCTTGTTCCAAAAATTTCCGTATTTTTTCTTGACATTCTCCACAATTAGCTTAAAGTGGTCAAGCGAAATTTCAAGCATCTCATGTGGGGGCGAAAGTCTCAGCTCACCCTTTTCTACCCTTTCAAGAATCTCTTTTGAACACAAAAGTAACACATCGCACATATTTGAATTGTCAGGGTAAGTATATCTGTAATCTCCCTCAACGCTAATATATGCAAACGACTTGAACAGGTGAAGATCAAGCTCTGGTACAAACTTTTCAAGGTCCTGTGAAATTGTTGTCTTTTGCTTTTTAATGTAATAAAGTGGTGCTTCATTTTCAAAGTCTATAATTCCATCTATCAAAAGCCCTCTGTAGGCTTTTATTCTCCTTATATCAGTTATTTGGTCAGAAAGTCCATTTGTAAACTCAAACTCGCTATTTAAAATCTCTTCGACCGACGAATACTCAACAAGGCTTTTAGGAAATGTCCTCATAAAGTACTTTGATAGCCCTGTTGATTCATAAAGTACATCTACATCAGCTCTTTCCACAAAAAGCTCTTGATTGCCATCATCTATTTTAATTAGCCCCATCTTTTCGCAAAACTTAAGAACTCTTATAAGCGACCTTCTATCAGAATACATAGTCCAATCAATTTCCTCGTAAGGATAATTCGACCGTATATACTGCGTGATATCCTCAAGCAAAAACTGAGTGTCTTTGCCCTTGTCCTCTAAAAATGCAAGAACAAGACAGAAAAATACATAGTCTTTCGGTTCTTCAAACTCCAGAATACCCATGTACTCTCTTGGAACAAGTGGTATCTTTTCAAGTCTGACTATGTCAGATGTAGCATAGAACCTAAGTCCCAGTTTGGTAACTATAAAGTCTTTTAACTCTTTGCCAATGTTTTTACACTCATAATAGCTTTCAACCTCTTTTTCTTTTAAAATCCAAAAGTTTTCAAGCAATTTTAAAAGTGCACTTTTCATCTTTCTACTTTCCTGCCTTTCTTTACTCAACAAACTCAATCACATACGCCGGCATCTCAAGCTCACCATCTATAGATTTTAAAACACAATATCTCCCATCCTTTGGTTTTACCACTTTAAATCTTTTACCTGAGTCTGTATTACCAAAACCTGTTGATAGTCCTCTTGAAAGCCACACCAAAAGTTTCTTCCTCACCTGTGGAGTCAAAACAGGAAGATTTTCAAACTCAATTTTTCCATCTTTTATAAGCTCAGCAACAAGTTTTTCTTCCTCTTCAATCTTCTTTTTATACTCCTCAAATCTTTTTTTCTTGTCTTCAGAAAATTCAGATGCCGGCAAAACTTTGCTCTTTTCTCTCACAAGCCTTCCTCTTGAGTGAAGCAAACTCTTCATTGGCGGCACGTCAAGAATGCTAAGACTTGCAAGTTCGCTCTGCCTCTTTTCCTCGGTTGCAATGTATCGCGGCAAAAGCACACCAAACACAACTGCAGAAAGCTTGTGACAGGTCGCCAAATCAAGCTCTGAGAAGATTTTAGCTAAGTGTTTGTACTCTTCCTGCCTGTTTACTTTGACACTCGACATCTCTGAAAGCCTTGCTGCAAGGTCAGACACCTTTTTTATAAGTCCCTGTATCTGATCAGAAAGTTTTTCTGCCTGACCATTGGGAGCAACAAACCAGAGTTTTATATTGTCAAACCTTGCTTTTATATTCCTTTCTATACTCTCTGGGTCTTTGAATATGTTTTTGGGATGTTCCTTTTCCTGAGCGATTATATATTTCAAAAGCTTTTCAACCTCAGAGTTTTCTAATTGCAAAAAGATGGATCTTATTTTTGGAAGATAGTTTTGAAATACAATATAGAAGTTGTAAAGGTACTGCACAAGCTTTGATTTGTACTCTAAAAAATTCTCTTTTATCATGAGATTTTCAGCTTCATACGACTTTAACATTGAAATATATTCAGAATAGCTATTTTCTATCTCCTCAAAAGATCTTGTCAGATCATCCCACCAGTCAACTGCTCTTTTTTGTGGCTCTTGTAATACACTGTCCACATGCTGAAGTAAGACAAATATTTTTTCAATATGCTTGGGATTTAACTCTGCTTTTGTATCCTCTTGAGTTTCAAGTTCAAACAAAAACCTTTCAATCTTAAGTCCGATATGTGTAAGTTCATATAAAAATCTTTTGTTCTTAAACTCCTCAACAGTTCTAGTCTTTGAAGTGTCCTGAATTGAATTCAAATTGCCCCACTCAACAAGACTTTTCAAATCTTGTTCGCACATCTGCTCTGTATAGTCTGCAAACTGTGGAAAACCTTTTAAAAATGTGAATATCTCTTCTTTTGTGAGCCTGTTTTTGTATTCCAAATGGCACAAAAAACAATATCTCATGATTGTTCTGTATCTTTCTGAGTTAGGCGCTGTGAGGTACTCAAAATATTTGAGTTTGCCCAAAAGTGGAGCTTGAAAACTATTTATCATCTTAAAGTTCTACCTTCCCTCAAAATCTTATCTTAAATTATATCACATCTTACCAAACAAAAAAGGGGCTGATACATTTTCACATACAGCCCCTCTTATTCTAATTCGCTGAAAACACAGCTTTTTTGAGATTGCTTATTTCAACCTCGTGCCTGCCAAGGATTTCATAAAAAACCTCAATCTTTACTCTGTTTTCTTTTAATTCTTTTATATCCTTTTTCATCTCTTCCATATCGCTTGAAAGTTGTTTTATAGCAAACTCAATAACAGCAAATCTGCCATCAACATATCTTCTCAGCTCTTCATGTTCACGCTTGTTTTGATCAAAGTGAGATTGCTGGATTTCTGCCATAAGTTCAAGCTTTCTCTTGAGGTCTTCAAGCATAATAGAATTCTTGGCTGTCTCAACCTCAAGCTTGTCAACCCTCTTCTCAAGAGTGTCAAGTCTTTGTTCTACTGCATCAAGTCTTTGTTCTACTGCATCAAGTCTTTTCTCTACCCTGTCAAGTCTTTCCTCTACTCTGTCAAGTCTTTCTTCTACTCTGTCAAGTCTTTCTTCAACTCTATCAAGCCTTTCTTCTACCCTGTCAAGCCTTTGTTTTACTTCTCCCAAGCCTTTATCAATGCTATCAACCTTTTCTAAGACAAGAGTTAACATTTGCTTTATCTCATCCATATTTTAACAACTCCTCTTATTTAGGCTTAAGATTATTATATATTAAAACCTATTAATTGTAAATTAACAAATTTTAGAATTTATTGAAATAAATTTATCTTCTCAATATCAGCATTGCATCTCCAAAGCTGAAAAACCTATAACGCATATCGACAGCAATCTTGTAAGCATTCATGATTCTCTCATATCCGCCAAACGCACAGACAAGCATCATCAAGGTAGTATCCGGAAGATGGAAGTTTGTAACAAGCCCGTCAAGAACTTTAAATTCATAGCCAGGGTAGATAAATATGTCTGTCCAACCTTTTTTAGCTTTTACTTTTCCATTTTCATCACAGCACGATTCTAAAACCCTGCAAGATGTCGTCCCAACCGCAATGATTCTTTTTCCAAGCTCTTTTGCTTTGTTTATTTTATCTGCAACATCCTGAGAAATCTCATAGTACTCCTCATGCATCTTGTGCTCCTCTACATTTTCAACCTTAACAGGCTTAAAAGTTCCAAGCCCAACGTGAAGTGTCACATATAAAATTTCAACACCTTTTTTTGATATTCTGCTAAGGAGCTCTTCCGTAAAGTGAAGACCTGCAGTTGGTGCTGCAGCAGAACCAGGTACTTTGCTGTACACTGTCTGATATCTTGAAAGGTCATCAAGCTCCTCTTTTATATATGGTGGAAGAGGAATCTTGCCCAGTCTCTCTAAAACCTCTTCGAACACCCCATCGTAGTAGAACCTTACAATCCTTGTACCTTCTTCTCTGTTTACATGTAAAACCTCAGCTTTTAACTCTCCATTCCCAAATACAAATCTTCTCCCTTTTCTCGCCTTTTTTCCAGGCCGTGTCATGACCTCCCATGTGTTTATATCAAGCCTTTTTACAAGTAAAAACTCTATAAAACTGCCAGTATCTTCCCTTTGCCCAATTAACCTTGCTGGTATGACCTTAGAGTTATTTAGAACAAGACAGTCACCCTCATTTAAATAATCAACTATGTCGCGGAAAATTCTGTGTTCAATCCTGCCATCTGGCAAAATAACCATGAGCCTTGAGCTGTCCCGCGGCTCTACAGGTTTTTGTGCAATCAGCTCATCTGGCAGGTCATAGTGAAAGTCGCTTAGTTTCCATTTTCTCATCTTTTTTCAATCTCAACTCCTGTGTAATAGTGTTTTATAATTTGCTTATAATTATAACCACTTTCAGCAAGGCCTTTTGCACCCCACTGGCTCATTCCAACACCGTGTCCCCAGCCCTTGCCATTGAATGTGTATGTGGTAGGGACAAGTGGCACCTTGTCAATGCTACCATCTGGATTTACAACATTTATATATTGCTGTGAATATGTCTGACTTTCGTTTTCAAAACTTCCCACATTTTCTGACTTGTAAACCTCATCATACGTCGAAAGATAAACACTTTCATCAGTTTGTGGCAAAATACTTTGAGCTTCTATTAAATCTTGTGCCTGTTTAGTCTCTATCGCTCTTTTTACACTTCCATCTTCAAACAAAATCTTCTGCCCACTTATTCTCACTCTTTTTACCTTTCCACTGCTGTCTACTATTGATACATCCGCATCTGTTGTAATTGTATATGCCTGGCTGTAAAGACCAAACAAAAGCCGTGTTGTTTCTTTTTGACACTCATATTCACCTTGCGTGCCCACAATTTTTAGCCTCAAAACCCTTCCTGCTTTTGTGTACTCAAGAGCTTGAATATCCAAAACATCACCAATGTCTATGTTCTTTTTTTTGAGCATATTTTTTATCTCATCTTTGGTAAACTGAAATAACCACGACGACTTTGAATTTTTTGCTTCTTTAGAGTTGTCAACAGACCTCAGATACTCAACAGGGTACCTCCAAACATTTTCAGAATCCTCTGTTGGAATACCGCCTGTTGATGAAAAATACACAGCGTCAATCGGGTTGCCTTTGTAAGTTATAATCTCACCTCTTGTTGCATCAACAGCTGCAATTGCCCATTTTTCTCCATATGTGCCGTCTACTGCACCGCCATATACCTGGCAGTGGTCTGTTGGGCACAGATCAAACCCAATTAACTGGTGCTTGCCAAGGTTTCTCACAGCATACGTTCGGGCAATCACTGCAAATGCTTTTACAGCCTCAATTGGCCACAGAGGGTCAATCTCCATCCTGATAACACCATACAGATACTCTTCAAGCTTTGTAACATTTATAACTGTCATATCACTACCTTTTATTCTTTTAAACTCAGCCCTGCCCCTGAACCATCTATCACCAATCTTTATTCTCTCAATTCCATTTTGCTTTTGTGGAATTATCATCAAAAACCTTGTACCTTGGTCGTCAAATCCAAAAAGTATTTTGCCATTTTCATCTTTTACAAGCACCATAGTATCTGACGAAAAAATGGTGGCGCCGGAAAGTTTT from Caldicellulosiruptor kronotskyensis 2002 encodes the following:
- a CDS encoding type II toxin-antitoxin system VapC family toxin, which gives rise to MGPIKVGQKLALDTNLFIYLIEKNKTYFPLVKSLFEKIQKGQLYGITSSLVYTELLSKPFQEENIVLVNKYKVLLATFPNLIIKEVDKDIATIAAKLPAKYKIKTPDAIFIATGIAEKAQIFITNDTRLKIVNEIGIIILDELLNQTDRMIID
- a CDS encoding TIGR02679 domain-containing protein, yielding MKEDRLLQECIEYFSHKGFSRVLELIYNKYRSLGRFSGKVVLENPQPIEKEMLSRYLGRIVSGDRVVINVKEFAQKRFEQTKFSSLDFKDVLSHVLKKDILTKKEEKESRQKKLSGFLEKLEKQVSNDKNSECVFQAVKENFKWFEGYFKKYSEEKLLNILKVCIKAAATKPERIESIAVFATKMAHDPHFFDEDRDSGKIFLRILSLVKNVEYPKSSEEKAELLYMHNIIIDELSNWCLVYGIGAISENAAEDEALKSFALQKKPVILPLYTIKDYKQFFGYSKKIVVVENPAVFSMLMQACSDISLICTNGQLRLSTKIVLDSLSKEGFTIFYSGDFDPEGLLIADRIIQNYGAVPICMDEESYILSLSKNRISQKRLVMLRNVKSPELFDVCNKMRELKLSGYQERIVDRIVEKLKS
- a CDS encoding TIGR02678 family protein gives rise to the protein MKSALLKLLENFWILKEKEVESYYECKNIGKELKDFIVTKLGLRFYATSDIVRLEKIPLVPREYMGILEFEEPKDYVFFCLVLAFLEDKGKDTQFLLEDITQYIRSNYPYEEIDWTMYSDRRSLIRVLKFCEKMGLIKIDDGNQELFVERADVDVLYESTGLSKYFMRTFPKSLVEYSSVEEILNSEFEFTNGLSDQITDIRRIKAYRGLLIDGIIDFENEAPLYYIKKQKTTISQDLEKFVPELDLHLFKSFAYISVEGDYRYTYPDNSNMCDVLLLCSKEILERVEKGELRLSPPHEMLEISLDHFKLIVENVKKKYGNFWNKEWREKSTEKIFEELLEFLQLHNFAKTNDDGYIVISPIFLRVVGEYQDYEISNQLSAKNESTVRSFEDIENINVDGGLYFEDEQGK
- a CDS encoding TIGR02677 family protein → MINSFQAPLLGKLKYFEYLTAPNSERYRTIMRYCFLCHLEYKNRLTKEEIFTFLKGFPQFADYTEQMCEQDLKSLVEWGNLNSIQDTSKTRTVEEFKNKRFLYELTHIGLKIERFLFELETQEDTKAELNPKHIEKIFVLLQHVDSVLQEPQKRAVDWWDDLTRSFEEIENSYSEYISMLKSYEAENLMIKENFLEYKSKLVQYLYNFYIVFQNYLPKIRSIFLQLENSEVEKLLKYIIAQEKEHPKNIFKDPESIERNIKARFDNIKLWFVAPNGQAEKLSDQIQGLIKKVSDLAARLSEMSSVKVNRQEEYKHLAKIFSELDLATCHKLSAVVFGVLLPRYIATEEKRQSELASLSILDVPPMKSLLHSRGRLVREKSKVLPASEFSEDKKKRFEEYKKKIEEEEKLVAELIKDGKIEFENLPVLTPQVRKKLLVWLSRGLSTGFGNTDSGKRFKVVKPKDGRYCVLKSIDGELEMPAYVIEFVE
- the queA gene encoding tRNA preQ1(34) S-adenosylmethionine ribosyltransferase-isomerase QueA, coding for MRKWKLSDFHYDLPDELIAQKPVEPRDSSRLMVILPDGRIEHRIFRDIVDYLNEGDCLVLNNSKVIPARLIGQREDTGSFIEFLLVKRLDINTWEVMTRPGKKARKGRRFVFGNGELKAEVLHVNREEGTRIVRFYYDGVFEEVLERLGKIPLPPYIKEELDDLSRYQTVYSKVPGSAAAPTAGLHFTEELLSRISKKGVEILYVTLHVGLGTFKPVKVENVEEHKMHEEYYEISQDVADKINKAKELGKRIIAVGTTSCRVLESCCDENGKVKAKKGWTDIFIYPGYEFKVLDGLVTNFHLPDTTLMMLVCAFGGYERIMNAYKIAVDMRYRFFSFGDAMLILRR
- a CDS encoding SpoIID/LytB domain-containing protein, with amino-acid sequence MVRKVLCGTVAIVFFVVFSFNILPTFSQTQIPEWIRIGVFYTDTYKKSSPVDSVKIEAKGTLFLAISDDKNFITIADTQKNNLTVSKDVYKKNSQEGPNYHVAVGRYISYKTAENSLKNFSSFKDAFVGFVNGGYSILIGCFDNISEASKLAAKLSGATIFSSDTMVLVKDENGKILFGFDDQGTRFLMIIPQKQNGIERIKIGDRWFRGRAEFKRIKGSDMTVINVTKLEEYLYGVIRMEIDPLWPIEAVKAFAVIARTYAVRNLGKHQLIGFDLCPTDHCQVYGGAVDGTYGEKWAIAAVDATRGEIITYKGNPIDAVYFSSTGGIPTEDSENVWRYPVEYLRSVDNSKEAKNSKSSWLFQFTKDEIKNMLKKKNIDIGDVLDIQALEYTKAGRVLRLKIVGTQGEYECQKETTRLLFGLYSQAYTITTDADVSIVDSSGKVKRVRISGQKILFEDGSVKRAIETKQAQDLIEAQSILPQTDESVYLSTYDEVYKSENVGSFENESQTYSQQYINVVNPDGSIDKVPLVPTTYTFNGKGWGHGVGMSQWGAKGLAESGYNYKQIIKHYYTGVEIEKR